Below is a window of Candidatus Viadribacter manganicus DNA.
GGTGAGCCAACTTCAAGGCTTTATCGGCTACGGTCAGCCGGGCCACATGATGCTCTACGCCGTCGGCATCATTTTCTTCTGCTTCTTCTACACTTCGATCGTTTTCAATCCGGAAGAAACCGCGGACAACCTGCGCAAATACGGCGGCTTCCTGCCGGGCATTCGTCCAGGCAAAAAGACGGCCGAATATCTCGATTACGTGCTGACACGCCTCACAGTTATCGGCGCCGCCTACATCACCGCAGTGTGTTTGCTGCCGGAGATTCTGATCGCGTACTACGCGGTGCCCTTCTATCTCGGCGGCACCTCGATCCTCATCGTTATCTCAGTGACGCTGGATACGGTTGCACAAATTCAGTCGCACTTGGTCGCGCACCAGTACGAAGGTCTCATCAAGCGCTCAAAGCTGCGTGGCTCGGGCGGCGGGATCACCAAGAAATGAACCTGATCCTGTTCGGGCCACCGGCCGCTGGTAAAGGCACCCAAGCCAAGCGTCTCACCGCCGAACGGGGATACGTACAGCTTTCAACCGGCGACATGCTGCGCGCAGCGCGGAAGTCGGGCTCGGAGCTTGGTCAGAAGGTCGCCGCGATCATGGATTCCGGCTCGCTCGTCTCGGACGAGATCGTGATTGCGTTGATCGAAGATGCGCTCGCGCAGAACAAGACGGCGCCCGGTTTCATTTTCGACGGGTTTCCGCGCACGGTCGCGCAAGCAGAAGCGCTCGATGCCATGCTTGCCCGCCACGGCAAGCAGATCGATCGCGTCGTGCAGCTTGAAGTGGACTCGCAGCAATTGCTCGATCGTGTCGCTAAGCGCTTTGCCGAAGAAGGCAGAGCCGACGACAATCCTGAAAGCTACAAAGTTCGTTTGAACGCGTATCTCGCTCAAACCGCGCCGCTCATTCCTTACTACGAGCAGAAGAACAAGCTTCGCGGCGTCGACGGCATGGCCGGCATCGAGGATGTGGCCACGTCCATCGCCGCCGCGATCGACGCTCGTTAGAACGTCAGTGCTGGCGCGCGTAGGCGCGCGATCCAATCTGCGAACTTTGCCGACCAGTCGACGAGCACGCCGCGCAAGCTTTCGTCCGTGATCTCGCCATCGACGATCAGGCCGTCGCGATAGTTCAAATAGATTTCGGGCTGCACCGTGAGCGCTGCGCCCGTGGCGCTGACGACAGAGCGAAGCTGCGATTGCGCTGCAGCGGTGCCAACCGCGCCAAGCGTTGCGCCGACGATGGCCGCCGGTTTGCCGGCCCAGGAATTCTTGCCCCATGGGCGTGAACCCCATTCGATCGCGTTTTTCAGCGCCGCCGAAAATGAGCGGTTGAACTCGGGCGTGACGAACAGCACCGCGTCAGCGCTTTCGATCTGCTGCTTGAAGCGGATGACCGGCGCCGGAAGCTCACCCTCAAGATCTTGATCGTAGAGCGGCAGTTCGCCGATCTCGACGATTTGGAGGTCCAGTTTCGGGCGCGCGACCTTCGCCAACGCTTGGGCGAATATCCGGTTTACTGAGCCCTTGCGCAGGCTGCCGACGACGACGGCGACTTTGGTGGTCATTTATGATTCCCTAGTAACGGTTGGTAACTAGGGCTATATGAGTGCCTATGAGAGCAGCTCAAGAACGCACACAGACCTCACCAGGTCACAGCGTTGTTTCCGACATCCAGTCCCATGATTGCCGGGCGGTCAGCGCCATTTTGCAGCGTATAGGGGATAAATGGAGCGTGCTGATCATCCAGCGCCTGGGTGAGGGGCCGCGCCGGTTCAATGAGATCAAACGGATCATAGGGGGTATTTCCCAGCGGATGCTGACTCTGACGCTCCGCAATCTGGAGCGCGATGGGCTCGTCAGTCGAACCGTGACGCCGACCGTGCCCCCACGGGTCGATTACGCGCTGACCGAGCTGGGCAGGGACCTCCTCATCCCGGTTTCGGCCCTCGGGCAGTGGGCCATTCAGCATACCCCTTGTATCGAGGCCGCCCGCGCACGATTTGACGCTTCCGAGGCGGCCGAAACGCCGCAACAGGATCGCGTTTCCGCCGGTTGACGCGGCATTTCGCCCCGCTATAACCGCCAACTTCGCGAACACCCAACGCGCGATGCTCCCCAGACCAGACGGTCTGGAGGCGTCGCGCCTATTGCGTTTTGGAGCACCGCCAACATGGCTCGTATCGCCGGCGTAAACATTCCGACCCAGAAGCGCGTCGTCATCGCGCTGCAGTACATCCATGGGATCGGCCAGCACTACGCCAAAGAAATCACTGAGAAGGTCGGCATCACGCCGGAGCGCCGCGTGAGCGAGCTCACCGACGCTGAAGTTCTCCAAATCCGCGAGACCATCGATCGTGACTACACGGTTGAGGGCGATCTTCGTCGCGAGACCGCAACGAACATCAAGCGCCTGATGGACCTCGGCTGCTATCGTGGCCTGCGTCACCGCCGTGGCCTGCCGGTTCGCGGCCAACGCACGCACACGAACGCGCGCACGCGCAAAGGTCCGGCGAAAGCAATCGCCGGCAAGAAACAAGCGACCAAGAAGTAAGGACACGCCGCAATGGCTAAGGAATCCACGCGCGTTAAGAAGCGTGAACGTAAGAACATCGTCACGGGCGTCGCGCACGTGAATGCATCGTTCAACAACACGATGATCACGATCGCTGATGCGCAAGGCAACACGATCTCCTGGTCGAGCGCCGGCACGATGGGCTTTAAGGGCTCGCGTAAGTCGACGCCGTACGCTGCGCAAGTCGCCGCTGAAGATGCAGGCCGCAAGGCGATGGAGCACGGCATGCGCACGCTCGAAGTGAACGTGTCTGGCCCGGGTTCGGGGCGCGAAAGCGCACTTCGTGCTCTGCAAGCTGTTGGCTTCACCGTGACGTCGATCCGCGACGTGACGCCGATCCCGCACAACGGGTGCCGTCCGCCGAAGCGCCGTCGCGTCTAAACGGAATACTGTAAGTGGCGCGCGCCTCCTTCGCTGCGCCGTTTGATTGAGAGCGATGAATGTCGATCGAAAAAAATTGGCTTGAACTGATCCGCCCGAAGAAGCCCGTCATTGAGCACGCGTACGACGCGTCCAAGCGTGGCACTTTGATTGCGGAACCGCTGGAGCGGGGCTTTGGCCTGACGCTCGGCAACGCGCTGCGTCGCGTGCTGCTGTCGTCGCTGCAAGGCGCGGCGATCACGTCGGTGCAAATCGACGGCGTCGTCCACGAGTTCAGCTCGATCCAAGGCGTTCGTGAAGATGTCACCGACATCGTGCTGAACCTGAAGCAAGTCGCGATCCGCATGCGCGGCGAAGGTCCAAAGCGCGTGATGCTGACGAAGACCGGCCCGGGCGAAGTGAAGGCCAGCGACATTCAGACGGTTTCCGATATGGAGATCTTGAACCCCGACCACGTGATCTGCACGCTGGACGACGGCGCGAACCTGCGCATGGAGCTGACGATCAACAACGGCAAGGGCTACGTCCCGGCCGAACAAAATCGTCCCGACGACGCGCCGATCGGCCTCATCGCCATCGACTCGATCTACTCGCCGGTTCGCCGCGTTGCCTATCGCGTTGAGAACACCCGCGAAGGTCAGGTTCTCGATTACGACAAGCTTATCATTGAAGTTGAGACCAACGGCGCTGTGCGTCCGGAAGATGCGATCGCGTACGCCGCGCGTATTCTGCAGGACCAGCTGCAAGTGTTCATCACCTTCGAAGAGCCGAAGCAGAAGAAGGAAGGCGGCGACAAGCCGGACCTCCCGTTCAACCCGGCTCTGCTCAAGAAAGTCGACGAACTCGAACTCAGCGTTCGCTCGGCCAATTGCTTGAAGAACGACAACATCGTTTACATCGGCGATCTGATCCAAAAGTCGGAAGGCGAAATGCTTCGCACTCCGAACTTCGGCCGCAAGTCGCTGAACGAGATCAAAGAAGTCCTCGCCTCGATGGGCCTTCATCTGGGTATGGCGGTCGAGAACTGGCCGCCGGACAACATCGAAGATCTCGCCAAGAAGTACGAAGACCAAATCTAACGGAGAGCCGGCGTTTAAGCCGGCGAGGAAAAGACAATGCGTCACGGTTCAGGACACAAGAAGCTCGGCCGCACCGCCAGCCACCGCCAGGCGATGTTCGCCAACATGGCGGCCTCGCTGATCAAGCACGAGCAAATCGTGACCACGCTGCCGAAGGCCAAGGCCCTTCGCCCGGTGTTTGAGCGTCTCGTGACGCTCGCCAAGAAGGGTGATCTCGGATCGCGCCGTCTGGTGCTCTCGCGCATGCGCGATGAGACCCAAACCAAGAAGCTCTTCGAGACGCTTGCGCCGCGCTACAAGGCTCGTGCGGGCGGCTACACGCGCGTGCTGAAGGCGGGCTTCCGCCATGGCGACAACGCTCCCCTCGCGGTGATCGAACTTGTTGATCGCGATGAAAGCGCTCTTGGCCAAGATAGCGGCCCGCGCCCGGAAGCTATCTACACCGACAACTGATCCTTCGCTCGAAAGAGCTTTGAACCAAGCGGCGTCACGAAAGTGGCGCCGCTTTTCATTTTCGCGCGCTTGACTCGATATTTGCGAAAATGTAGAAATATTGCACGATTTAGCAGGAGATCGAGATGTCGGATTTCTACCGTCCCAAAGGTCTTTCGAGCGCCGTATGTTATGGGGACCCAAAGACCGCATTTCGTTGGCTGGAGGAGGCGTTCGGCTTCGAGCCGCTAATGGTCATTCTCGATGAGAACGACAACATCGCCCATTCTGAGATGAAATACGGCGATAGCGTCGTGATGATCGGCAATGAGTGGAGCGCCGATCACAAGAGCCCCAAGTCTTTAGGCGGAAAGAACACCCAAACCGTGCACGTTCAACTGACGCGTGGTGAAGACATCGACGCCCATTGTGGACGCGCGCGAAAAGCCGGCGCTGAGATCATGCAAGAGCCATCGACGCAGTTCTACGGCGATCGCACCTACCGTGCGCGTGACGGCGAGGGCCACATTTGGACGTTCGGCGTGACGGTTCAGGAAATGACGCCTGCCGAATGGGACAAGGCCGCCGGTGGCGGCATGCGAACGCAAACCAGCCTGTGAGGCGTTCGATAGATCAAACACTCGCTGCGCTCGCTGACCCACATCGGCGACGCGCGGTCGAGCTGCTGGGCCAGCGGCCGCGTCGCGCCGGCGAGCTTGCTGAGGCATTGGGCCTGCCTGCGCCCGCTATGAGCCGGCATTTGCGGGAGCTGAAGCAGTGCGGCCTCGTGGAGGAAACCCATCCTGAGTTCGATGCGCGGGTGCGGATATACACGCTGAAGGAAGGCGCGATGGCTGACCTGAAGAAGTGGCTGGCGGACACCGAGCGGATGTGGAGCGATCAGCTCGCGTCGTTCAAGGCGCACATAGAGAAAAAGCGCAAATGAGCGCCGTCATCGTCTCGTTGCGTGTGAAGGCAACACCACAGGAGGCCTTTGACGCTTTCACACAAGATATCGCCACGTGGTGGCGGCCAAACGGCTTGTTCGCGCTCACGCCGCGCGGTGACGGCGTGTTGCGGTTCGAGGCAGGGCAAGGCGGGCGTCTCGTCACGGACCTTCCGAATGGCACGGTCTTTGAGATTGGCCGTGTTAGCGCTTGGCGGCCAGGCGAGCGGTTGGCTTTCACGTGGCGCGCCGCGACCTTCGCGGCGGATCAGGTGACGACCGTGGAAATTCGTTTCGAGCCTGTCGGCGATGAAACGCGCGTCACGGTCGAGCATCGGGGATGGGATATGATCCCTCAAGACCACGTCGCAAGGCATGGCTTCCCGTTGGCCGCCACGCAGATGCGCCTCAGCGAACATTGGCGCGCGCTGTTGGCCGCTTTGGCTGCCCGGATCGTCGCGCGCCCCTGAGTTTCGCCATGTTTCTGCCCCGTCCCGGCGCATGATCCGGCAGCGATTTGTCGAGGCGGCGGACCCATGAAATTTACGCGTTCCACTCTCTTGAAAGCGTCTCCGTACGCAGCGCTTGTCGCTGGCTTCGCCGGCGGCGCCTTGGCCGTTGCCCCGATGGCGACAGAGCGCCAGATCCCGGCCTCAAATGACGAGCCGCAACTGCAGCTGGTGCAGGCGCAGCCGCTCGTTCGCACGGCGCCTTCGGGCCGCGGCGAGGTGCAGCTTTCGTTCGCCCCGGTGGCGGCGCGTGCTGGCCCTGCGGTCGTGAACGTCTATGCGCAACGCGTTTCCCGCTCGATGGCGCGCGATCCGTTCTTCGGGCGCTTCAGCGCTCCGCGCGTCGAGAACTCACTCGGCTCTGGGGTCATCGTCCGCGAAGACGGCATCATCGTTACAAACAACCACGTCATCGACGGCGCGCAATCGCTGAAGGTCGTGCTCTCCGATCGCCGTGAGTTCGACGCAGAACTCGTACTCGCAGATCAGCGGGTTGATCTTGCGGTGTTGCGCATCAATACGAACGGCGAACGCCTGCCGACCCTTGCGTTTGCGAACACACAGAGCAATCTCCAAGTTGGCGACCTCGTTCTCGCGATCGGCAACCCGTATGGGCTCGAACAAACCGTAACGAGCGGCATCATCTCAGCTTTGGCGCGCACCGACGTTGGCATTTCCGACTACGCGTTCTTCATCCAGACGGACGCCGCGATTAACCGCGGCAATTCCGGTGGCGCACTCGTCGACATGAGCGGCTCGCTCGTGGGCATCAACAGCGCGATTTTCTCCGAAACCGGCGGATCGAACGGAATCGGCTTTGCCATTCCCGCCGAAATGGTGCGCCGCGTCGTTGAATCTGCCGTCTCTGGTGGACGCACAGTCATTCGCCCGTGGCTTGGCGCGCGCATGCAAGCCGTGACGCAAGAGCAAGCGCGAGCGCTTGGTCTGCCGCGCCCTGAAGGCGTGCTCGTAAGCGATCTTTATCCCCGCGCCGCCGGTGAGCGCGCGGGGCTGCGCACTGGTGACGTTATCTTGCGCGTCGCCGGTATCGAAGTGCGCGACGAAGGCGCCGTCCGCTACCAATTTGCGACGCAACGTCCCGGCGCGCGCGTTCCGCTCGTGCTGTTGCGCGATGGGCGGGAAGTGACCATCACAGCCAATGCCGAAGCCCCTCCCGGCGGCGCGCCAGACCCGCGTGAGCTTTCGGGCCGTCACCCGCTTTCTGGAGCGCGCGTCGTGAGCTTGACCCCTGCCACAGCCGAAGCCTCCGGCCTCGATCCATTTGCGGACGGCGTATTCATCCAGGCCTTGGACACGCGCGGTGTCGCCGCGCGCATCGGTTTCCGCCCCGGAGACATCATCGACGAAGTGAACGGCGCGCAAATCCGCGACGCTGCCCAGCTTGATCGCGCCATGGCGCAATCTCGGACCTGGGTCATCGGCGTCGAGCGCAACGGTCAGCGGGCTGAGCTTCGCTTCTAGGTCTCGACGACTAGGTCGTCTCTCGCTTCGAGAAGGCCTATGTTGCGAACATGAGCGATTTGTTCGAAGCCGCAGGCCTGGATCAGGGCGCCCCGACGCCCCTGGCCGAGCGGTTGCGTCCGCGCAAACTCGATGAAGTGGTCGGCCAAGATCACCTGCTGAAGCCGCAAGGTCCGATCGGACGGATGGTGGCGCAGAGGCGCTTGGCGTCCATGATTTTGTGGGGCCCGCCGGGCGTCGGCAAAACCACGATCGCGCGCTTGCTCGCCGAAGAGACCGGCCTCGAGTTTCAGCAGATCAGCGCAGTGTTCTCAGGCGTCGCCGATCTGAAGAAGGCCTTCGAGACGGCGCGCGGCCGGCGCGCCTCCGGCAAGTCCACATTGCTGTTCGTGGATGAAATCCATCGTTTCAACCGTGCGCAGCAAGATGGGTTCTTGCCCTATGTCGAGCAGGGCGTCGTGACCCTCGTCGGCGCCACCACCGAGAACCCGAGTTTCGAGATCAACGCGGCGCTCTTGTCGCGCGCCCAAGTGTTCGTACTGAAGCGCCTGGATGATGGCGCGCTCGATCAATTGTTGCAGCGAGCAGAAGCGCTCCTAGGCAGGAAGCTGCCGCTGACAGACGAAGCTCGAATTGCTTTTACCAACCTCGCCGATGGCGATGGCCGCTATCTGCTGACGCTCAGTGAGGAGTTGTTCGCGCTTCAAGCCAAGGCGCCGCTTGATGCACGTGCGCTCGGTGAACTCTTGCAAAAGCGCGCGCCGGCCTACGACAAGGATCGTGAGGAGCACTACAACCTCATCTCGGCGCTGCACAAAAGCATTCGCGGCTCCGATCCGGACGCCGCGCTCTATTGGCTCGCGCGCATGGTAACCGGCGGCGAGGACTTGCTCTTCATTGCGCGGCGTCTGGTGCGCGCCGCCGCAGAAGATATCGGTCTCGCAGATCCGACCGCGCTTTTGATTGCGAACGCCGCGAAAGATGCTGTGCACTTCATTGGCCCGCCAGAAGCCGAGTTGCATCTCGCTCAAGCCGTCATTCACCTGGCGACTGCGCCGAAATCAAACGCGGCTTACACGGCCTGGAAGCAGGCCAAGCAAGCTGCGCAGGAGACCGGCGCTCTCGGGCCGCCGATGCACATTCGCAATGCGCCGACGAAGCTCATGAAGGATCTGGGCTACGGCAGCGGCTATTCCTACGATCACGACGCAGAAGGCGGCTTTTCGGGTCAAAATTATTTTCCCGATGAGATGAAGCGACGTCAGTTCTACGCCCCTGAAGGGCGTGGCCGCGAAGGCGCAATTCGAGAGCGGCTTGAACACTGGGCCAAGGTTCGCGCCGAACGTGACGGCGCATAGGCTATGGCGCGACCAATCTCCCCCGAAGAAGCCGCGGCCGCGCGCGCGCTCATGATCGATGAAGACGCGACGTTCATCGCGTTCAACAAACCGTCCGGACTTGCCGTGCAGGGCGGTTCGGGAGTCGCACTCAGTTTGGAAGACATGTTGGCGGCGTTTGCGAAGTCGAACGGAAAGCAACCGCGTCTCGTGCACCGCCTCGATCGCGAAACATCCGGCGTCATCATAGCCGCCCGCACCAAGCCCGCGGCAGCGTTCTTTTCGGAGGCGTTCGCGGGGCGTGCAGTGAAGAAGACCTATCTCGCGATCGTATGCGGCGGCGCGCCAACGCCCGACACTGGCGAGATTGCGTTGAGGCTGAAGAAGTCGTCGCGGAAGGGGCTCGACATCATGGAGGTCGCGGCCGACGGCCAGGCGGCGTTGACCCGCTATCGCACGCTCGTCGCCACGCCCGAGGCGGCGCTCGTGGAACTTGCGCCCGAAACTGGCCGCATGCATCAGTTGCGCGCCCACATGGCGGCGATCGGCCGGCCCATCGCCGGAGACGGGAAATACGGCGGGCTCTATCGGCTGGGCGGGACGGACATTCCCCGTCTGTTGCTGCATGCCGCGGCCCTTGATGTGCCTCATCCGGCCGGTGGGCGCCGCCTCGTTGCCGCGCCTCCGCCCCCCGAATTTCAGGCGGTAGCTCAAGCTCTTGGGCTGATCACTGGGGCTTGAGACCCCCAACGCTCGAGATACCTGCTAAGGTGCGACGAGGGATTCCAGAGGAACGATCATGATCCGAATTCTGAGCTTCGCCGCGGCGGCTTTCGCCTTGGTCGCCTGCGCCAGCACACCGGCTGGGCCGCCTTACACGGCGGCCGCCTCGGCCAGTAGCGCGGGCTATTCCGAGACGCAGATTGAGTCGAACCGCTACTTTGTGACCTATCGCGCGCCGAGTGGCGCTGAAGCGGCCCGCCTCGAAGATTACGCACTGCTGCGGGCTGCTGAACTCACGCTTCAAAACGGTCGCGAGTGGTTCTGGGTTGATCGGCGAAGCTTGGATCAGCAGAGCGCGGCTCGTTCGACAGGTCCGAGTCTCGGTGTCGGTATCGGTGGCGGCAGCTATGGACGTAGCAGCGGCGCCAGCGTCGGTGTTGGCTTCAACATTCCGCTCGGCAACCAGCCGCAGGCGCCGCGAGCACGTGGCGCGACGTACGAAATTCGGTTTGGCGAAGGCCCAAAGCCGGACGATGCCAATGCGTATGACGCCCGCTCGACCTCGCAGGCGATCCGCGCTCGGATTTCGACCATCGGATGATGAATTTGTTGCTGGTGGCCGCGGGCGGCGCGTTTGGCGCGGTTGCTCGCTACGGCGTGGGCGTCGGCGCCGCGCGGCTGTTTGGCCTGGTGTTTCCGTGGGGCACGCTTGTCGTCAACGTCGTCGGCGGCCTCGCGATGGGCTTGTTGGCAGCCAGGGTAGGGCCTGAGCAGGAGGCGCTTCGCCTTGCCCTCGGTGTGGGTGTTCTGGGCGGCTTCACCACGTTTTCGGCGTTTTCGCTGGAGACGGTGCGTCTGTTGGAGCATCAACCCGGCCTTGCGTTGCTCTATGCTGCCGCGTCGGTGGTGCTGAGTGTCGGCGCCTGTTGGATTGGTTTGAGTGTGGGACGCGCATGAGGTCGGTCGAGACCGTTGAAGTCGGTGCAGATGATGGCGAGCCACGGATCGATCGCTGGCTGCGGCGCCGTTATCCGCAACTGACACAAGGGCAGGTTGAAAAGCTGCTGCGCACCGGTCAGGTGCGCGTCGATGGCGCGCGCGTCAAAGCTTCCGACCGCGTGTCGCCGGGGCAGAGCGTTCGCATTCCCCCGCTCCCGGATGCGCCCACACGTCCGCCGCCCGGCGCGATCTCAGAGAAGGACGCTGAATACGTTCGCTCTCTGGTTATCCATCGTGATGAGGATGTCATTGTTCTGAACAAGCCGCACGGCCTCGCCGTGCAAGGCGGCGCGAAAACGCCCCGCCATCTCGACGCCTTGATGGATGGGCTGAAGTTTGACGCCGAACAGAAACCCAAGCTCGTGCACCGCCTCGATCGCGATACATCGGGATGCCTGGTGCTGGCGCGCCATCCTCGCGCTGCTGCATTTCTCGCCGAAGCTTTCCGCGATCGCGACACCGATAAAATATATTGGGCAATCGTTGTTGGCTCGCCGCGTCCTAAGGTCGGCGAGTTGCGCTCATGGATACGTAAGGCGCCGGGGCCTCGCGATGCTGATCGTGAAATGATGGTTCGCGCGCTTCAAACCGAAGAGGGCGCGGTCCACGCCATCACGCAGTACGCAGTGGTGTCGGAAGCGGCGCAGCGCGCAGCGTGGGTTGCGTTGCGCCCGGTTACGGGGCGCACCCACCAGCTCCGCTTTCATATGGCCGAGATGGGGCACGCGATCGCCGGCGATCCGAAATATAAATGCGATCGGCCGACGCCAAACGATCTCGGTGGCGCGCTGCTTCTGCATGCACGAGCCATTCGCATGCCGCACCCGTCGGGCGGCGAACTCAAGGTCATCGCCAAGCTGACCGGCCATATCAAAGCAGCGTTCAACACACTTGGCTTTGAGGAAGGCGAGATGCGCGACCCCTTCAAACCGTTCGAGGGAACGCGATGAAGGGCACGCTGGAAGCGGATGCTTTCGTCAATGCCGCGCGGGAATTGTTGAACCAAAACGATGCGGTCGGCGCCGAACGCATTCTGGCGCCTGTGATCCATCAGTTTAAAGCCGACGCGCCGGTTCAACATCTAATGGGCCAGATCAAGAAAGCCCAAGGCCAGTTGCCGGAGGCCGAGCGCTATTTCCGCGCCGCCATCGCGCACGATTTGCGCTCGGGCCAATATTACAATGA
It encodes the following:
- a CDS encoding adenylate kinase, which codes for MNLILFGPPAAGKGTQAKRLTAERGYVQLSTGDMLRAARKSGSELGQKVAAIMDSGSLVSDEIVIALIEDALAQNKTAPGFIFDGFPRTVAQAEALDAMLARHGKQIDRVVQLEVDSQQLLDRVAKRFAEEGRADDNPESYKVRLNAYLAQTAPLIPYYEQKNKLRGVDGMAGIEDVATSIAAAIDAR
- a CDS encoding NADPH-dependent FMN reductase; its protein translation is MTTKVAVVVGSLRKGSVNRIFAQALAKVARPKLDLQIVEIGELPLYDQDLEGELPAPVIRFKQQIESADAVLFVTPEFNRSFSAALKNAIEWGSRPWGKNSWAGKPAAIVGATLGAVGTAAAQSQLRSVVSATGAALTVQPEIYLNYRDGLIVDGEITDESLRGVLVDWSAKFADWIARLRAPALTF
- a CDS encoding winged helix-turn-helix transcriptional regulator — its product is MRAAQERTQTSPGHSVVSDIQSHDCRAVSAILQRIGDKWSVLIIQRLGEGPRRFNEIKRIIGGISQRMLTLTLRNLERDGLVSRTVTPTVPPRVDYALTELGRDLLIPVSALGQWAIQHTPCIEAARARFDASEAAETPQQDRVSAG
- the rpsM gene encoding 30S ribosomal protein S13; the encoded protein is MARIAGVNIPTQKRVVIALQYIHGIGQHYAKEITEKVGITPERRVSELTDAEVLQIRETIDRDYTVEGDLRRETATNIKRLMDLGCYRGLRHRRGLPVRGQRTHTNARTRKGPAKAIAGKKQATKK
- the rpsK gene encoding 30S ribosomal protein S11, whose product is MAKESTRVKKRERKNIVTGVAHVNASFNNTMITIADAQGNTISWSSAGTMGFKGSRKSTPYAAQVAAEDAGRKAMEHGMRTLEVNVSGPGSGRESALRALQAVGFTVTSIRDVTPIPHNGCRPPKRRRV
- a CDS encoding DNA-directed RNA polymerase subunit alpha; amino-acid sequence: MSIEKNWLELIRPKKPVIEHAYDASKRGTLIAEPLERGFGLTLGNALRRVLLSSLQGAAITSVQIDGVVHEFSSIQGVREDVTDIVLNLKQVAIRMRGEGPKRVMLTKTGPGEVKASDIQTVSDMEILNPDHVICTLDDGANLRMELTINNGKGYVPAEQNRPDDAPIGLIAIDSIYSPVRRVAYRVENTREGQVLDYDKLIIEVETNGAVRPEDAIAYAARILQDQLQVFITFEEPKQKKEGGDKPDLPFNPALLKKVDELELSVRSANCLKNDNIVYIGDLIQKSEGEMLRTPNFGRKSLNEIKEVLASMGLHLGMAVENWPPDNIEDLAKKYEDQI
- the rplQ gene encoding 50S ribosomal protein L17, whose protein sequence is MRHGSGHKKLGRTASHRQAMFANMAASLIKHEQIVTTLPKAKALRPVFERLVTLAKKGDLGSRRLVLSRMRDETQTKKLFETLAPRYKARAGGYTRVLKAGFRHGDNAPLAVIELVDRDESALGQDSGPRPEAIYTDN
- a CDS encoding VOC family protein translates to MSDFYRPKGLSSAVCYGDPKTAFRWLEEAFGFEPLMVILDENDNIAHSEMKYGDSVVMIGNEWSADHKSPKSLGGKNTQTVHVQLTRGEDIDAHCGRARKAGAEIMQEPSTQFYGDRTYRARDGEGHIWTFGVTVQEMTPAEWDKAAGGGMRTQTSL
- a CDS encoding ArsR/SmtB family transcription factor — its product is MGQGRRWRHANANQPVRRSIDQTLAALADPHRRRAVELLGQRPRRAGELAEALGLPAPAMSRHLRELKQCGLVEETHPEFDARVRIYTLKEGAMADLKKWLADTERMWSDQLASFKAHIEKKRK
- a CDS encoding SRPBCC domain-containing protein, which produces MSAVIVSLRVKATPQEAFDAFTQDIATWWRPNGLFALTPRGDGVLRFEAGQGGRLVTDLPNGTVFEIGRVSAWRPGERLAFTWRAATFAADQVTTVEIRFEPVGDETRVTVEHRGWDMIPQDHVARHGFPLAATQMRLSEHWRALLAALAARIVARP
- a CDS encoding Do family serine endopeptidase is translated as MKFTRSTLLKASPYAALVAGFAGGALAVAPMATERQIPASNDEPQLQLVQAQPLVRTAPSGRGEVQLSFAPVAARAGPAVVNVYAQRVSRSMARDPFFGRFSAPRVENSLGSGVIVREDGIIVTNNHVIDGAQSLKVVLSDRREFDAELVLADQRVDLAVLRINTNGERLPTLAFANTQSNLQVGDLVLAIGNPYGLEQTVTSGIISALARTDVGISDYAFFIQTDAAINRGNSGGALVDMSGSLVGINSAIFSETGGSNGIGFAIPAEMVRRVVESAVSGGRTVIRPWLGARMQAVTQEQARALGLPRPEGVLVSDLYPRAAGERAGLRTGDVILRVAGIEVRDEGAVRYQFATQRPGARVPLVLLRDGREVTITANAEAPPGGAPDPRELSGRHPLSGARVVSLTPATAEASGLDPFADGVFIQALDTRGVAARIGFRPGDIIDEVNGAQIRDAAQLDRAMAQSRTWVIGVERNGQRAELRF
- a CDS encoding replication-associated recombination protein A, with the protein product MSDLFEAAGLDQGAPTPLAERLRPRKLDEVVGQDHLLKPQGPIGRMVAQRRLASMILWGPPGVGKTTIARLLAEETGLEFQQISAVFSGVADLKKAFETARGRRASGKSTLLFVDEIHRFNRAQQDGFLPYVEQGVVTLVGATTENPSFEINAALLSRAQVFVLKRLDDGALDQLLQRAEALLGRKLPLTDEARIAFTNLADGDGRYLLTLSEELFALQAKAPLDARALGELLQKRAPAYDKDREEHYNLISALHKSIRGSDPDAALYWLARMVTGGEDLLFIARRLVRAAAEDIGLADPTALLIANAAKDAVHFIGPPEAELHLAQAVIHLATAPKSNAAYTAWKQAKQAAQETGALGPPMHIRNAPTKLMKDLGYGSGYSYDHDAEGGFSGQNYFPDEMKRRQFYAPEGRGREGAIRERLEHWAKVRAERDGA
- a CDS encoding RluA family pseudouridine synthase gives rise to the protein MARPISPEEAAAARALMIDEDATFIAFNKPSGLAVQGGSGVALSLEDMLAAFAKSNGKQPRLVHRLDRETSGVIIAARTKPAAAFFSEAFAGRAVKKTYLAIVCGGAPTPDTGEIALRLKKSSRKGLDIMEVAADGQAALTRYRTLVATPEAALVELAPETGRMHQLRAHMAAIGRPIAGDGKYGGLYRLGGTDIPRLLLHAAALDVPHPAGGRRLVAAPPPPEFQAVAQALGLITGA
- a CDS encoding CC0125/CC1285 family lipoprotein, which produces MIRILSFAAAAFALVACASTPAGPPYTAAASASSAGYSETQIESNRYFVTYRAPSGAEAARLEDYALLRAAELTLQNGREWFWVDRRSLDQQSAARSTGPSLGVGIGGGSYGRSSGASVGVGFNIPLGNQPQAPRARGATYEIRFGEGPKPDDANAYDARSTSQAIRARISTIG
- the crcB gene encoding fluoride efflux transporter CrcB, translating into MMNLLLVAAGGAFGAVARYGVGVGAARLFGLVFPWGTLVVNVVGGLAMGLLAARVGPEQEALRLALGVGVLGGFTTFSAFSLETVRLLEHQPGLALLYAAASVVLSVGACWIGLSVGRA